The nucleotide sequence GAGCCAATGCTCACATGAGCGGCTATCTGACAGCCTTCTCCCACGCTCGCCCCGGCGGCAACCGTGACATGGTGGCCTAAAGAAGTGCCTGCACCGATGGCAGCTCCCTCTTCGATCACACAGCCCACACCCAGAGTGACCTGATCACCCAAGGTAACATGAGCCTGGATCACGCAAAAGGGTGAAACCTTTACACCGGCAGGGATCGCAGCCGTGGTATCGATGTAGACAGGGGCACTTTGGTAAGCTGGTCTTTCAGCTTTGATAGGTTGATCCGCTTTAATAGGTTGATCTGACATAGGCATGACCTCATTTCCAGCGTCTTTAAAAGCAGCCCCAGCTGGACCGCTGAATGCAGCTTCCCGCATAAAAGCGCACGATTTTCCCAGAGGGGCGATCCGGCAAAGCCAGGAACCCTACTCACACAAAGGAAAGACCACGGGCTCCTTCGTCTCCTGGCATTTATAAATAGCCAGGATGATCTCCAGGGCCTTCCGCCCCTCTTCCCCGGGAATAGCCGGTGCCCGATCCTCGCGGATAGCATCGATCATATCCTTCACCACTTCCCGGTGGCCAAACCCATAGACATTGGGGGGATCATTTTCCTGACTGTCAAAGATCTGTCTTTTCTCCTCTTCACTGTCGGGAAACTCCCAGGCCTCGATGCGGTTCACCGCAATTCCGCCCACCATGACGGACCCGGTTTCCCCAAAGATGTTCAGTGTCTCTTCGATGTTTTTAGGATAAATAGTCGAAGCCGCCTCGATCACACCCAGAGCGCCGTTTTTAAACTTGATGACAGCGACGCCTACATCCTCCATCTCGATTTTGCGCAGGGCGGTACGGGTATAGCCGAAGACGGACTCCACAGGGCCCAGGGTCCATTGCAGCAGGTCAATATTATGAATCGACTGGTTCATGAGAACGCCGCCGTCCTGGAGCTTTGTCCCCCGCCAGGGGGCTTGAGCATAGTAGGCATCGTTGCGGTTCCAGCGCACGGCAGCCTGTCCGTGGGTCAGTTTGCCGAACCGGCCTTCTTCCAGGGCTTGGCGCATGAGTTTAATGGATTTGTTATAGCGGTTTTGATGAATAACCGACAATTTGACCCCTTCTTCATGACAGGTACGGATCAGCTCGTCGGCACTTGCCAAAGTCATGGCCATGGGTTTTTCGACCATGACATGTTTGCCGGCTTGGGCACAGGTGATGCCGATGGGTGCGTGAAGATCCGATTCTGTAGCGATGGTTACGACATCGATCTCTTCCTGTGCCAGCATCTCCTGATAAGAGGTATAGGGCTTGGCACCGTATTTATCGGCAAAGGCTTGGGCTCTCTCCGGAACAATGTCACAGACTGCCACTAACTCGGCCTCTTCTAAGGCTACGATGGATTCCGCATGCTTGGGGGCAATTCTTCCACAGCCAATAATAGCGAAGCGCATTTTCTTATCCATAGTCTCACTCCTTAAACAATTCAGCTTATACGAAAGACTTCCGCAGACTGCGCGGCAATTAACTCCATTTATTATAGCATTCATGATGGCCTTCATGGGATGAAGTTTCTTTTAAAAAGGGGAATCTTGCGATTCCCCTTAAGCTTTAGATTTTTGTATTATGCAAAACGGTACTTGTCCCCATGATTCTCCCATGACTCGCCTTAGATTTTGACGATCTTTTCTCTGTTGTTCTCGACGCCTCTGGTGGCGTTGCGGGTATCGACGATAAGGGGAGCCTTTTCTACCACTCGCTCATAGTCGACAACACTGTGGTCGGTGAGGATGAGGACGCAGTCTGCAGCAGCCAGGGCTTCGTCGGTCAGCTCAGTGTTTTCCAGATGGACTGTGGAGCCGCCGTGAGGCTCGATAACAGGGATATAGGGGTCATGGTAGGCGATATTGGCTCCGTTTTTCCTAAGCAGCTCCATGATCTTAAGGGCCGGTGATTCACGGACATCGTCGATATCTTTTTTATAGGCTACCCCAAGGATAAGAACTTTAGCGTCCTTAAGGCTCTTATTTTCATTATTGAGAGCACGAATGACTTTATTGATCACATGGTAGGAGACTTCGACATTGATCTCGCCGGCCAGCTCGATAAAGCGGGTGTGGAAGTCATACTCGCGGGCTTTCCAGGTCAGGTAGAAAGGATCGATGGGAATGCAGTGCCCGCCCACTCCCGGGCCGGGCCAGAAGGTTTGAATCCCAAAGGGTTTGGTTCCTGCGGCCTCCACTACTTCCCAGATATCGATGCCCATGCGATCGCAAAGAAGCATCAGCTCATTGACCAAAGCGATGTTCACGGCACGGTAAGTATTCTCAAAGACTTTAGTGAGCTCCGCGGCAGCCGGTGAGGATACGGGAACCACATTGACGATGGTCTGAGCATAGAAGGTATAGGCGACTTCCAGACAGACTGGAGTCATACCGCCCACAACTTTTGAGGTATTGTTGGTGGTAAAGCGTTTGTTGCCTGGATCGACCCGCTCCGGTGAGAAGGCCAGGAAGAAGTCTTTGCCCACTTTAAGGCCGCTTTGTTCCAGCATGGGGAGAATAACTTCCTCAGTGGTGCCGGGATAGGTGGTGCTTTCTAAAGTTACCAGCTGTCCGGGCTTGAGGTATTTGGCGATCTGCTCGGAAGAGGCCTGAATATAGGAGATATCCGGATCCCGGGTGATGGTCAGAGGGGTAGGGACACAGATAACGACCACATCGCACTCGGCAAGTTTCTCGTAATCCGTGGTCGCTGTAATAATTCCTTTTTGGGTCAGTTCCAGAAGTTCTTCATCCTTGACATCAGCGATGTAATTGTCTCCTGCATTGACTTTGGCTACACGAGCGGCGTTAATATCAAACCCGATGACTGAGAAGCCTACTTTTCCCTTTTCTACGGCTAAGGGGAGCCCTACATAACCAAGACCGATAACCCCCACTGTGGCAGAATGGTCCTGGAGTTTGTCTTTTAGATTCTTTGCTAAAACATCTTCACTGGTAATGACTTCTTTCATACGCAACATGAAATTTTTCCCCCTTATTGATTGGCAACTGCCTTGGAAGCTTGCTTTCTAAATGTAGGCACAATGGCTTGCAACTGTCCCATAACTTCTTCCCGGGTGAGATAGGAGCCCCGCTCACGGATGAGGTGGATGAGTTCCTCAAGCTGTGAAACATTAATATTATTGGGTTTGGCTACGAAAATTCGTTTATGTTTCGTCGCTGAAGTCCCTTCTTCTGCGGTAAGGAGTTCTTCAAAGAGTTTTTCACCGGGGCGCATCCCTGTGAATTTAATCTTGATATCCACATCCGGTTCAAACCCGGAGAGGCGGATGAGATCCCGGGCAAGATCCAGAATCTTGACCGGCTGACCCATATCCAGGATGAAAATCTCCCCCCCCTGAGCCATGGAGCCGGCTTGAATCACCAGCTGAGAGGCCTCAGGTATGGTCATAAAGTAGCGAACCATATCGGGATGGGTGACTGTAACCGGCCCGCCTTTGGCAATCTGACGCTTAAAGGTGGGAATAACGCTGCCCCGGCTGCCCAGTACATTGCCAAAACGTACCGCCACATACTTGGTGTCGGAACGCTTGTCCATGCTCTGAATCACCATCTCTGCCACCCGCTTGGTGGCCCCCATGATGCTGGTGGGATTGACCGCCTTATCGGTGGAAATCAGGACAAATGTCTTGACCTTGGCGGCATCCGCTGCCTCAGCCAGATTGCTGGTACCCATAATATTATTTTTCATAGCCTCTTCCGGATTCTTTTCCATGAGAGGGACATGTTTATGGGCGGCGGCGTGGAACACTACACCTGGTTTATAGCGTTGGAAGACGAGGTGGACTTTTTCCTGGTCCTTGATATCCAAAATCTCCGTGACTACATCCAACCCCGGATTTTCCGAGCGTAGTTCCTGTTCGATGTCAAAGACGCTGTTTTCGCCATGGCCCACGATGACCAGTTTAGCCGGGTTAAAACGAGCCACCTGCCGGCAAAGCTCCGAGCCGATGGACCCGCCGCCGCCGGTAATCAGGACCGCTTCACCTGAAAGGTAACCGGCTACATCCTCCAGATCGACGGTAACGGCTTCACGCCCCAGTAAATCCTCCACTTGAACCTGGCGGATTTCTTTGGTATCCACTTTACCGCTGACCACGTCAAACACACCGGGCATGATCTTCAGATCCACACCGGTTTTTTCGCAGATGCCCACGATCTCCCGGATGACGTCCCCGGAAGCTGAAGGCATGGCGATAATAATCTTATCAATATTATGGTTCTTAACGACCCGGGGGATATCCCGGCGGGTGCCTAAGACAGGAATCCCCATGAGCTGCAGTCTTTGCTTGGTGGCTGCATCATCGATATAGCCCACAGGACGGCCTTCGCGATAGTTTTTGTTTTTCAGCTCCCGGGCGGCCATCACTCCCGCATCCCCTGCGCCAATAATCAGGACTTGATTCTGAGAGCCGGGCACATGGGGAGTAAAAATATTGTCCTGGAGAATTCTCCAAATAAAGCGGGAGCCGCCAATTAAGAAAAGAGTGCTGAACCACAGAAGGGCGGATACTGTATGGGGAAAACGCATGGGGGCAAGGAAATACACCATGGTGATTGTCCCCGCTGTGGCGACGGTCACTGCAAAGATAATGGATATGAGCTCGCCAATGCTGGCATACTGCCAGAGCTTGTTATACAAGCCGAAGATATAGAACACACTTAAGTAAATCAGGGTTGCCGTCCAGGCGGAATGGGTCAGTGTGAGCAGGTACTCCTCAGGTATGGTTCCGTTTCCATCAAAACCAAAACGAATATAAAAGCTTAAAAACACTGCCAGGTTAACTAACACAGCGTCAATAGCCATTAATAATAGAGTTCTTTTGCGCAATCTCATGGTAAAAATAATCCCTTCCCTGCAAACTATTTGCACCGTTCTTCAGTTTACTATAGTTTCTGCCATTTTACAACATGACATACCTTGTCTGCGGGGGCGGGAAATAGCCCCTGCTCCATCTTAATCGGTCAGGTTGACGGCTACATAAGTATTTTCCAATAGCTCTTTAAGCTCGGCAGCCTGCTCAGGGGATACCGCTCCCTCTCCTCCAAAGATATACGGTTGGGTTTCAAAATTACAGGGGTATTGGGCAATGGCATTTTTCAGCCGGGGATACTCCTCGATGGAGCTTTTAGGAAGCAGGATGACCGTGGCATTGAGGCGGGCAGCCAAAGCGGCACCGGCTAAGGCATCCGGGAATTCTTGCCCTGTAGCAAAGCATAAGCCCTGGCCTTCGACCGCGAAAGCCTCCGCTACTGCGGCCATAGTATCGTAGCGGGAATCTCCAGATAAACGCACCAGTTGTGAGGAAGATAAACTGAGCTGCTCTTGGATTGTATCTTGAATCGACAGGCTAATCGCCCCTTCGCCGCCAATCAAATATACCTTCTGCGGATTTAAATCTCTTAAGGCTTCCATGGTTTCCTTAGGTAGCGTCTTTGCTTCTGTAAGGAGGATGGGCATTTGTTTGACTCCGGCGATGGAAGCAATGCTGAGGGCATCGGGGAAGTTTTGTCCCGTGGCAAGGGCGACGGCTTCGATTGAACCTGTCGACAGATGCTGGGATATTCCTGCTGTAGCCAAGGCAATATTCGCTGCCGTCTCATAGCGATTAAGCCCGCTGACCCGTATCTGCTGATCACTGTCCCAGCCTAAGTCTTCCAACTTAGCTGATATTTTCTGGCTCAAGGCTCCTTCTCCACCCAGCAGGATCACCTTTTCCGGACCTAAGGCCATGATGGCTTCCGCCACCCGGGCTTCCAGCGCTTGACTTGAAGTCAGGAGAATCGGCGCGTCATATTGAGCTGCCAAAGGAGCGCCGGCCAAAGCATCGGGAAAGTGATC is from Desulfitobacterium chlororespirans DSM 11544 and encodes:
- a CDS encoding polysaccharide biosynthesis protein; this translates as MRLRKRTLLLMAIDAVLVNLAVFLSFYIRFGFDGNGTIPEEYLLTLTHSAWTATLIYLSVFYIFGLYNKLWQYASIGELISIIFAVTVATAGTITMVYFLAPMRFPHTVSALLWFSTLFLIGGSRFIWRILQDNIFTPHVPGSQNQVLIIGAGDAGVMAARELKNKNYREGRPVGYIDDAATKQRLQLMGIPVLGTRRDIPRVVKNHNIDKIIIAMPSASGDVIREIVGICEKTGVDLKIMPGVFDVVSGKVDTKEIRQVQVEDLLGREAVTVDLEDVAGYLSGEAVLITGGGGSIGSELCRQVARFNPAKLVIVGHGENSVFDIEQELRSENPGLDVVTEILDIKDQEKVHLVFQRYKPGVVFHAAAHKHVPLMEKNPEEAMKNNIMGTSNLAEAADAAKVKTFVLISTDKAVNPTSIMGATKRVAEMVIQSMDKRSDTKYVAVRFGNVLGSRGSVIPTFKRQIAKGGPVTVTHPDMVRYFMTIPEASQLVIQAGSMAQGGEIFILDMGQPVKILDLARDLIRLSGFEPDVDIKIKFTGMRPGEKLFEELLTAEEGTSATKHKRIFVAKPNNINVSQLEELIHLIRERGSYLTREEVMGQLQAIVPTFRKQASKAVANQ
- a CDS encoding Gfo/Idh/MocA family protein, whose product is MDKKMRFAIIGCGRIAPKHAESIVALEEAELVAVCDIVPERAQAFADKYGAKPYTSYQEMLAQEEIDVVTIATESDLHAPIGITCAQAGKHVMVEKPMAMTLASADELIRTCHEEGVKLSVIHQNRYNKSIKLMRQALEEGRFGKLTHGQAAVRWNRNDAYYAQAPWRGTKLQDGGVLMNQSIHNIDLLQWTLGPVESVFGYTRTALRKIEMEDVGVAVIKFKNGALGVIEAASTIYPKNIEETLNIFGETGSVMVGGIAVNRIEAWEFPDSEEEKRQIFDSQENDPPNVYGFGHREVVKDMIDAIREDRAPAIPGEEGRKALEIILAIYKCQETKEPVVFPLCE
- a CDS encoding nucleotide sugar dehydrogenase, coding for MLRMKEVITSEDVLAKNLKDKLQDHSATVGVIGLGYVGLPLAVEKGKVGFSVIGFDINAARVAKVNAGDNYIADVKDEELLELTQKGIITATTDYEKLAECDVVVICVPTPLTITRDPDISYIQASSEQIAKYLKPGQLVTLESTTYPGTTEEVILPMLEQSGLKVGKDFFLAFSPERVDPGNKRFTTNNTSKVVGGMTPVCLEVAYTFYAQTIVNVVPVSSPAAAELTKVFENTYRAVNIALVNELMLLCDRMGIDIWEVVEAAGTKPFGIQTFWPGPGVGGHCIPIDPFYLTWKAREYDFHTRFIELAGEINVEVSYHVINKVIRALNNENKSLKDAKVLILGVAYKKDIDDVRESPALKIMELLRKNGANIAYHDPYIPVIEPHGGSTVHLENTELTDEALAAADCVLILTDHSVVDYERVVEKAPLIVDTRNATRGVENNREKIVKI